Proteins co-encoded in one Capsicum annuum cultivar UCD-10X-F1 chromosome 9, UCD10Xv1.1, whole genome shotgun sequence genomic window:
- the LOC107842826 gene encoding ultraviolet-B receptor UVR8 isoform X9, giving the protein MSENGGREEVKMEEEKVYKVLMWGYLPGVLSHKSPLTSPVEVQLPENAIDDRSWKDVCGGGCGFAMAISAGSGKLITWGSADDQGQSYLTSGKHGETPEPFLLPTEDRIMKAAAGWAHCVSISEKNDVYTWGWKECVPSSKVVANFAAGGSVEGDAFRKESVLIDQESPRSQGSKSVGGSVAHQDNKKPEETAKRRRIATAKQELESPPPADESLSAPPCIVELDPGVKITSVAAGGRHTLALSDVGQVWGWGYGGEGQLGLGSRIKIVASPHLIPCLDASLHGPDQSLGSPQGSITTGSQKRKALGSYIKRIACGGRHSAVITDAGVLLTFGWGLYGQCGLGNTNDVLRPTCVSSLLNTRIKAVAGGLWHSVCLCEHGHVYTFGGNQFGQLGLGTGTDHSERTAKFIAGDGTSMVSLA; this is encoded by the exons atgagtgaaaatggcGGAAGAGAAGAGGTGAAAATGGAGGAAGAGAAGGTGTATAAGGTTTTAATGTGGGGATATTTACCCGGAGTATTGTCACATAAGTCGCCGTTAACTTCTCCGGTGGAAGTTCAGTTGCCAGAGAATGCAATTGATGATCGATCATGGAAGGATGTTTGTGGTGGAGGTTGTGGTTTCGCCATGGCTATTTCAG CAGGGTCTGGGAAACTTATCACGTGGGGTTCTGCAGATGATCAAGGTCAAAGCTACTTGACTTCAGGAAAACATGGG GAGACTCCAGAACCCTTTCTGCTTCCAACTGAAGATCGAATCATGAAAGCGGCAGCTGGTTGGGCACATTGTGTATCTATTTCAG AAAAGAATGATGTGTACACATGGGGCTGGAAAGAATGTGTGCCTTCTTCCAAGGTTGTTGCAAATTTCGCTGCTGGAGGAAGTGTTGAAGGGGATGCTTTTCGGAAAGAATCAGTATTAATTGACCAAG AGAGTCCTCGGTCTCAAGGCTCTAAGTCAGTTGGTGGTTCAGTTGCTCACCAAGATAATAAAAAACCTGAAGAAACTGCAAAAAGGAGAAGAATAGCAACGGCTAAACAAGAACTTGAAAGCCCACCCCCGGCTGACGAATCTCTTTCTGCACCACCTTGTATTGTAGAACTGGATCCAGGGGTGAAGATAACCTCCGTTGCTGCAGGAGGGCGCCACACATTAGCATTGTCAG ATGTGGGACAGGTATGGGGTTGGGGCTATGGAGGTGAAGGACAGCTTGGTTTAGGCTCCAGGATTAAAATAGTGGCTTCTCCTCATCTTATACCATGTCTGGATGCTTCTTTACATGGGCCGGACCAGAGTCTTGGGAGTCCTCAAGGAAGCATTACCACAGGGAGTCAGAAACGTAAAGCTTTGGGGAGCTACATAAAGAGAATTGCTTGTGGTGGCCGGCATAGTGCAGTAATCACAG ATGCTGGGGTGCTGCTTACATTTGGCTGGGGATTGTATGGGCAG TGTGGACTAGGGAATACAAATGACGTGCTGAGGCCAACTTGTGTGTCTTCTCTATTGAACACTAGAATAAAAGCTGTGGCAGGTGGACTATGGCATTCTGTGTGCTTATGTGAGCATGGGCATGTGTATACTTTTGGGGGAAATCAGTTTGGCCAATTGGGTCTAGGCACAGGCACTGACCATTCAGAG AGGACAGCAAAATTTATAGCTGGGGATGGAACAAGTATGGTCAG CTTGGCCTAG
- the LOC107842826 gene encoding ultraviolet-B receptor UVR8 isoform X1: MSENGGREEVKMEEEKVYKVLMWGYLPGVLSHKSPLTSPVEVQLPENAIDDRSWKDVCGGGCGFAMAISAGSGKLITWGSADDQGQSYLTSGKHGETPEPFLLPTEDRIMKAAAGWAHCVSISEKNDVYTWGWKECVPSSKVVANFAAGGSVEGDAFRKESVLIDQESPRSQGSKSVGGSVAHQDNKKPEETAKRRRIATAKQELESPPPADESLSAPPCIVELDPGVKITSVAAGGRHTLALSDVGQVWGWGYGGEGQLGLGSRIKIVASPHLIPCLDASLHGPDQSLGSPQGSITTGSQKRKALGSYIKRIACGGRHSAVITDAGVLLTFGWGLYGQCGLGNTNDVLRPTCVSSLLNTRIKAVAGGLWHSVCLCEHGHVYTFGGNQFGQLGLGTGTDHSETSPRLVDASILENKNAKLVSCGARHSAIMTEDSKIYSWGWNKYGQLGLGDTVDRNDPCEVSIDDCRPKDVACGWWHTLLLAERHP; this comes from the exons atgagtgaaaatggcGGAAGAGAAGAGGTGAAAATGGAGGAAGAGAAGGTGTATAAGGTTTTAATGTGGGGATATTTACCCGGAGTATTGTCACATAAGTCGCCGTTAACTTCTCCGGTGGAAGTTCAGTTGCCAGAGAATGCAATTGATGATCGATCATGGAAGGATGTTTGTGGTGGAGGTTGTGGTTTCGCCATGGCTATTTCAG CAGGGTCTGGGAAACTTATCACGTGGGGTTCTGCAGATGATCAAGGTCAAAGCTACTTGACTTCAGGAAAACATGGG GAGACTCCAGAACCCTTTCTGCTTCCAACTGAAGATCGAATCATGAAAGCGGCAGCTGGTTGGGCACATTGTGTATCTATTTCAG AAAAGAATGATGTGTACACATGGGGCTGGAAAGAATGTGTGCCTTCTTCCAAGGTTGTTGCAAATTTCGCTGCTGGAGGAAGTGTTGAAGGGGATGCTTTTCGGAAAGAATCAGTATTAATTGACCAAG AGAGTCCTCGGTCTCAAGGCTCTAAGTCAGTTGGTGGTTCAGTTGCTCACCAAGATAATAAAAAACCTGAAGAAACTGCAAAAAGGAGAAGAATAGCAACGGCTAAACAAGAACTTGAAAGCCCACCCCCGGCTGACGAATCTCTTTCTGCACCACCTTGTATTGTAGAACTGGATCCAGGGGTGAAGATAACCTCCGTTGCTGCAGGAGGGCGCCACACATTAGCATTGTCAG ATGTGGGACAGGTATGGGGTTGGGGCTATGGAGGTGAAGGACAGCTTGGTTTAGGCTCCAGGATTAAAATAGTGGCTTCTCCTCATCTTATACCATGTCTGGATGCTTCTTTACATGGGCCGGACCAGAGTCTTGGGAGTCCTCAAGGAAGCATTACCACAGGGAGTCAGAAACGTAAAGCTTTGGGGAGCTACATAAAGAGAATTGCTTGTGGTGGCCGGCATAGTGCAGTAATCACAG ATGCTGGGGTGCTGCTTACATTTGGCTGGGGATTGTATGGGCAG TGTGGACTAGGGAATACAAATGACGTGCTGAGGCCAACTTGTGTGTCTTCTCTATTGAACACTAGAATAAAAGCTGTGGCAGGTGGACTATGGCATTCTGTGTGCTTATGTGAGCATGGGCATGTGTATACTTTTGGGGGAAATCAGTTTGGCCAATTGGGTCTAGGCACAGGCACTGACCATTCAGAG ACATCACCTAGGCTTGTGGATGCCTCAATACTGGAAAACAAGAATGCCAAGTTAGTGTCTTGTGGAGCTCGTCATAGTGCCATAATGACAG AGGACAGCAAAATTTATAGCTGGGGATGGAACAAGTATGGTCAG CTTGGCCTAGGTGATACAGTTGACCGTAATGATCCCTGTGAGGTATCCATCGATGATTGTAGACCGAAGGATGTAGCCTGTGGGTGGTGGCACACACTTTTACTTGCTGAAAGGCATCCATGA
- the LOC107842826 gene encoding ultraviolet-B receptor UVR8 isoform X3, producing MSENGGREEVKMEEEKVYKVLMWGYLPGVLSHKSPLTSPVEVQLPENAIDDRSWKDVCGGGCGFAMAISAGSGKLITWGSADDQGQSYLTSGKHGETPEPFLLPTEDRIMKAAAGWAHCVSISEKNDVYTWGWKECVPSSKVVANFAAGGSVEGDAFRKESVLIDQESPRSQGSKSVGGSVAHQDNKKPEETAKRRRIATAKQELESPPPADESLSAPPCIVELDPGVKITSVAAGGRHTLALSDVGQSLGSPQGSITTGSQKRKALGSYIKRIACGGRHSAVITDAGVLLTFGWGLYGQCGLGNTNDVLRPTCVSSLLNTRIKAVAGGLWHSVCLCEHGHVYTFGGNQFGQLGLGTGTDHSETSPRLVDASILENKNAKLVSCGARHSAIMTEDSKIYSWGWNKYGQLGLGDTVDRNDPCEVSIDDCRPKDVACGWWHTLLLAERHP from the exons atgagtgaaaatggcGGAAGAGAAGAGGTGAAAATGGAGGAAGAGAAGGTGTATAAGGTTTTAATGTGGGGATATTTACCCGGAGTATTGTCACATAAGTCGCCGTTAACTTCTCCGGTGGAAGTTCAGTTGCCAGAGAATGCAATTGATGATCGATCATGGAAGGATGTTTGTGGTGGAGGTTGTGGTTTCGCCATGGCTATTTCAG CAGGGTCTGGGAAACTTATCACGTGGGGTTCTGCAGATGATCAAGGTCAAAGCTACTTGACTTCAGGAAAACATGGG GAGACTCCAGAACCCTTTCTGCTTCCAACTGAAGATCGAATCATGAAAGCGGCAGCTGGTTGGGCACATTGTGTATCTATTTCAG AAAAGAATGATGTGTACACATGGGGCTGGAAAGAATGTGTGCCTTCTTCCAAGGTTGTTGCAAATTTCGCTGCTGGAGGAAGTGTTGAAGGGGATGCTTTTCGGAAAGAATCAGTATTAATTGACCAAG AGAGTCCTCGGTCTCAAGGCTCTAAGTCAGTTGGTGGTTCAGTTGCTCACCAAGATAATAAAAAACCTGAAGAAACTGCAAAAAGGAGAAGAATAGCAACGGCTAAACAAGAACTTGAAAGCCCACCCCCGGCTGACGAATCTCTTTCTGCACCACCTTGTATTGTAGAACTGGATCCAGGGGTGAAGATAACCTCCGTTGCTGCAGGAGGGCGCCACACATTAGCATTGTCAG ATGTGGGACAG AGTCTTGGGAGTCCTCAAGGAAGCATTACCACAGGGAGTCAGAAACGTAAAGCTTTGGGGAGCTACATAAAGAGAATTGCTTGTGGTGGCCGGCATAGTGCAGTAATCACAG ATGCTGGGGTGCTGCTTACATTTGGCTGGGGATTGTATGGGCAG TGTGGACTAGGGAATACAAATGACGTGCTGAGGCCAACTTGTGTGTCTTCTCTATTGAACACTAGAATAAAAGCTGTGGCAGGTGGACTATGGCATTCTGTGTGCTTATGTGAGCATGGGCATGTGTATACTTTTGGGGGAAATCAGTTTGGCCAATTGGGTCTAGGCACAGGCACTGACCATTCAGAG ACATCACCTAGGCTTGTGGATGCCTCAATACTGGAAAACAAGAATGCCAAGTTAGTGTCTTGTGGAGCTCGTCATAGTGCCATAATGACAG AGGACAGCAAAATTTATAGCTGGGGATGGAACAAGTATGGTCAG CTTGGCCTAGGTGATACAGTTGACCGTAATGATCCCTGTGAGGTATCCATCGATGATTGTAGACCGAAGGATGTAGCCTGTGGGTGGTGGCACACACTTTTACTTGCTGAAAGGCATCCATGA